In the Caenorhabditis elegans chromosome X genome, one interval contains:
- the mec-2 gene encoding Band 7 domain-containing protein (Confirmed by transcript evidence) yields MKPRETVATTSGTDSTPKTTILPAKKDYFHVEANIQNEFGVCGWILTILSYLLIFFTLPISACMCIKVVQEYERAVIFRLGRLMPGGAKGPGIFFIVPCIDTYRKVDLRVLSFEVPPQEILSKDSVTVAVDAVVYFRISNATISVTNVEDAARSTKLLAQTTLRNILGTKTLAEMLSDREAISHQMQTTLDEATEPWGVKVERVEVKDVRLPVQLQRAMAAEAEAAREARAKVIVAEGEQKASRALKEAAEVIAESPSALQLRYLQTLNSISAEKNSTIIFPFPIDLLSAFLQRTPPKVEEPPSLPKKIRSCCLYKYPDWVQGMVGSEGGGGHGHSHGGGGGGLGSSQVRAKGSIPSISSRFRPEHHNHQWPSAAPQHARSAVSLRSTADLSSKSVPNISESVGPRFTVWSTIASKQQTGRCRG; encoded by the exons ATGAAGCCACGCGAAACGGTAGCCACTACGAGTGGCACCGATTCGACACCAAAGACAACGATTCTGCCAGCAAAAAAGGACTACTTTCATGTGGAAG cgAATATCCAAAATGAGTTCGGAGTGTGCGGATGGATTCTCACCATTCTCTCGTATCTCCTCATATTCTTCACTCTTCCAATTTCCGCATGTATGTGCATAAAG GTAGTGCAAGAGTACGAAAGAGCTGTTATCTTCCGACTTGGTCGCCTGATGCCAGGTGGTGCAAAAGGACCAG gtATATTCTTCATTGTCCCATGTATCGACACATACCGAAAAGTTGATCTTCGTGTGTTATCATTCGAAGTGCCTCCACAAGAGATTCTATCAAAAGATTCCGTGACAGTCGCTGTCGATGCTGTCGTTTATTTCCGAATTTCTAACGCAACGATTTCG GTGACAAATGTCGAAGATGCCGCTCGATCCACTAAACTTCTGGCTCAGACTACTCTTCGTAACATTCTCGGAACCAAAACTCTCGCTGAAATGTTGTCGGACAGAGAAGCTATTTCTCACCAGATGCAG ACAACGTTGGACGAGGCTACAGAGCCTTGGGGAGTGAAAGTAGAGAGAGTTGAGGTGAAAGATGTTCGTCTACCAGTTCAACTTCAAAGAGCTATGGCTGCCGAAGCTGAAGCAGCTCGTGAAGCAAGAGCTAAG GTAATCGTCGCCGAAGGAGAACAAAAAGCCTCTCGAGCTCTTAAAGAGGCAGCTGAAGTCATTGCTGAAAGCCCATCTGCTCTTCAGCTTCGTTATTTGCAGACACTGAACAGTATTTC agctgAAAAGAACTCAACGATTATATTCCCGTTCCCAATTGATCTTCTCAGTGCATTCCTCCAACGAACACCGCCTAAAGT TGAGGAGCCACCGTCtttaccgaaaaaaatccgttCATGCTGCTTGTACAAGTACCCTGATTGGGTGCAAGGAATGGTTGGATCTGAAGGTGGTGGAGGTCACGGACATTCCCatggaggaggaggaggagggcTTGGATCGTCACAGGTGAGGGCTAAAG GGAGCATTCCATCCATCTCAAGCAGGTTCCGGCCCGAGCACCACAACCACCAGTGGCCGTCCGCTGCTCCGCAg CATGCGAGAAGCGCAGTTTCACTCCGCAGCACCGCCGATCTCAGCTCCAAATCAGTCCCAAACATCAGTGAGTCAGTTGGACCCAG GTTCACGGTCTGGTCAACAATCGCGTCGAAGCAGCAAACCGGTCGGTGCCGGGGCTAA
- the mec-2 gene encoding Band 7 domain-containing protein (Confirmed by transcript evidence), protein MKPRETVATTSGTDSTPKTTILPAKKDYFHVEANIQNEFGVCGWILTILSYLLIFFTLPISACMCIKVVQEYERAVIFRLGRLMPGGAKGPGIFFIVPCIDTYRKVDLRVLSFEVPPQEILSKDSVTVAVDAVVYFRISNATISVTNVEDAARSTKLLAQTTLRNILGTKTLAEMLSDREAISHQMQTTLDEATEPWGVKVERVEVKDVRLPVQLQRAMAAEAEAAREARAKVIVAEGEQKASRALKEAAEVIAESPSALQLRYLQTLNSISAEKNSTIIFPFPIDLLSAFLQRTPPKVDNNFAFPTHKAGGIPSSS, encoded by the exons ATGAAGCCACGCGAAACGGTAGCCACTACGAGTGGCACCGATTCGACACCAAAGACAACGATTCTGCCAGCAAAAAAGGACTACTTTCATGTGGAAG cgAATATCCAAAATGAGTTCGGAGTGTGCGGATGGATTCTCACCATTCTCTCGTATCTCCTCATATTCTTCACTCTTCCAATTTCCGCATGTATGTGCATAAAG GTAGTGCAAGAGTACGAAAGAGCTGTTATCTTCCGACTTGGTCGCCTGATGCCAGGTGGTGCAAAAGGACCAG gtATATTCTTCATTGTCCCATGTATCGACACATACCGAAAAGTTGATCTTCGTGTGTTATCATTCGAAGTGCCTCCACAAGAGATTCTATCAAAAGATTCCGTGACAGTCGCTGTCGATGCTGTCGTTTATTTCCGAATTTCTAACGCAACGATTTCG GTGACAAATGTCGAAGATGCCGCTCGATCCACTAAACTTCTGGCTCAGACTACTCTTCGTAACATTCTCGGAACCAAAACTCTCGCTGAAATGTTGTCGGACAGAGAAGCTATTTCTCACCAGATGCAG ACAACGTTGGACGAGGCTACAGAGCCTTGGGGAGTGAAAGTAGAGAGAGTTGAGGTGAAAGATGTTCGTCTACCAGTTCAACTTCAAAGAGCTATGGCTGCCGAAGCTGAAGCAGCTCGTGAAGCAAGAGCTAAG GTAATCGTCGCCGAAGGAGAACAAAAAGCCTCTCGAGCTCTTAAAGAGGCAGCTGAAGTCATTGCTGAAAGCCCATCTGCTCTTCAGCTTCGTTATTTGCAGACACTGAACAGTATTTC agctgAAAAGAACTCAACGATTATATTCCCGTTCCCAATTGATCTTCTCAGTGCATTCCTCCAACGAACACCGCCTAAAGT TGATAACAATTTTGCATTTCCAACGCACAAAGCTGGCGGAATACCGTCTTCCTCTTGA